In the genome of Dermatobacter hominis, the window AGGCGAGCTCGACCCCCGGACCACGAAGCTCGGGTTCGACACCCCGGGCACCGAGGGGACGGGGTTGATCCCGCCGGCGTAGGCGTCGGTCCCGACGATCTCCACGTCGGGCCCGGGGAGCTTGGCGTCGGGGTCGTCGGACACGCCGCTGAACGTGCAGTCCACCGAGACGTCGGGGGATCCGTCCACGGTCCTCGGCCAGTCGGTCGGGTTGCCGCACACGTCGCCGCCGCGCGACGCGATGTCGGCCACCAGGGACTCGAGCGCGCCGTCGGCCGCCCGGGCCTCCCGGGCCTGCTGCGACTCGATCGCCGCCACCTTCGCCGAGGTGAGCGCGAGCCCGAGCAGCGCGATGACCAGCACCGACGTCAGGCCGATGATGCCGAGGACGTAGATGAGGAGGTAGCCGCCCTCGTCGCGGCGAGCGCGGCGACGAGCGGCGTGGATGGCGGCGGCGAGCGCGCTCATCCGCCACCTGCCGGTGCCACGACGAGCGGGAGGACCGCCTCGCCCACGCCGCCATCGTTGTCGATGGCCCTGAACCGCACGGTGTACGTCCCGGGCGCGACGTAGGTGTGCGACACGTCGCCCGCAGGCGCGTCGATCACGGTGCCGTCGCCGAAGTCCCACGTCGTGGCCACGACCGACCCGGCGCCGGAGTCGGTCGCCGACGACGCGAACCCCACGGTGAACGTGGGCACCGCGCCGTTCTGCGAGGTGACGGCGAGCGTGACGGCCGGCTGGACGTTCACCCGGAAGCCCACGCGCTGGCCGGGCACGCCGTCGGTCACGCGCACGATCTCGTACTCGCCCTCTTCGGACGAGAGGAACGGCAGCTTCCACGGATCGGTCGCGGAGACCGAGTTCACCGGCGTTGGCGAGCCCTTCACGTACAGCAGCCAGTCGATGACGGACGCGCCCGGGTTGACCGCCTTGAAGGAGACCTCCAGCGAACCGTTGGGCGGGACGGCGTTGACGACCCCGCCAGGGGTCGGCGTCGGGGAGATCGTGATGCCCTCGTCCACCGGGGCCGCCACGTAGCAGGAGACGGTCTGCACGGACGTCCTGCCCGTGTCGTCCGTCGCGGTGAACGTCAGCGTCTGGCCACCGGTCGCCCCGTCGGGCGCGGTCCACTGGGGCCCGACGATCGGAGCTCCCGTCGGGTCGACCCAGGCGACGGTCACCGCATCGCCGTCGGGATCGCTCGCGGATCCCACGAGGGCGAAGGTCCGACCCGAGACGAGGGTGCACGCCGTGTCTGCGCTCACGATCGGCGGGCGCTTGATGATGTCGATCGACTTCGAGCCGTTCGTCGCGTTGGACCCGTCGCTGGCGGTGAGGCCGACGTCGCCGGGGTTTGGGAGGCGGAAGCGCACCGTCTTCCTGTCGGGGCTCATCCCGATGACGTCGGCGTCGGCGGGGAACGACCACGTCAGCGTGAGGTCGTCGCCGTCGGGGTCGGTCGACGTGCTCGTGGCGGTGAACTCGGTCGTCGTGTAGCCCCGGTCGCCCGGACTCAGCGTGAAGCCTGCGAACGGCGGGTTGGACTGGGCGAAGCCCGTCCCGGCTCCGGTGGTGCGGCGGGTCCCGCTGACCACGAGCGGGACCACCGTGCCGTCGTTGTGCAGCTTGGGCACGGTCATTCGCGCCCGGACGGCGTCGGGCTGGTCGCACGCGATGGTCGTGCCTGCGGCGGTGAGGCAGTCGGCGCCGGCACCGCTGCCCTGCACCCGGGTCATCACCTCGACGGAGTCCACGAGGTCGCCGTTCGGCGCGCAGGTGTTGCGGAGCAGCGCCACCGGATCGGGGCCGAGCCCGACGGCGTAGACCACGCTCGTCGTCACGTCGCCCGACTGGATGAGGCGGACGAGCGGTCGCTGCGACGTGGCACCGGCGCAGTTGGTGACCCCGCCGGCCGGGGTGACGAAGGCGCGGGCCGAGGCGACGTCGCGCAGGAAGTACGTGTTGAGGAGGCCGGTCGCGTTGGCCTGGCCGAGCTCGTCCTGCGTCACGAAGCCGGCCCGGAGCGTCCCGAAGGTCCACGCCCCGAGCGGGACCACGAGCAGCGAGGCGATCGCGAGGGCGATGAGGATCTCCATCAGGGTGATCCCGGCCTGGCCCTTCCGGCGACGACGCTCGACGAACCTCGCGACCGCCGGTCCCGCAGCGATCCGCCGGGTCACGGCGTCACCGCCGTGGCCGAGGGGTTCCGCTTGACGATCGCCGCGGTCCGGCCGTCGACCGAGATCGTGATGCGCTGCGCGACATCGGTCGCCACGCTGCACGGGCTCGTGGCGTACACCTCACCGCCGGTTCCGGGCTGCAGGTACTCGACGGCGGTGACCGCGGCGCCGGGGATGGCGGAGTAGGTCGCGGCGCAGGGCTGGTACGGCAGCGCCTTCACCGCCTCGGTGGCGTCGGTGAGCGCCGCTTCGGCCTTCTGCGTCCGGGCGACGCTCTCCGTCGCGGTGACCGTCGTGATGATCCCTGCGGCGACGCCCAGGATGACGACCGTCGTCAGCAGCAGCGCGGCGAGCGACTCGACGAGCGAGAACCCGCCCTGTGAGCGGGCGCGACCGAGCGCGTGGCGTCCCCCAGCTCGGTTCGGTCTGGCGTCGGGTTGGTGGCCCTTCCGACGCCGAATCGCACTCGCCACGTCGCTCCCTCAGCCCCGTGCACCTGCCCCGGTCGGCGACGGACCATGCATGCCGCACGAGGAGATCGGCCCGCCACGGCGCCGAAAGCCTCCCGCGAGCCCGCCGACCTGTCAACGCGACCCGCTCCTCGACCCCACCTCGGAGCGCGCCCTGGCGCCACCCCCGCGCCCACGGGAGCGCTCGGATGGGGCGGATGGTCCGATCGCCGCGGGCCCTCGAGCCCTCGAACCTCCGGACGAAGCGTGGCTCAGCTCAGCGCCCAGACACCGAACGAGTCGAGGATCGGCTCGGCGAGCGCGATGGAGAGGAACGCGGCCATCACCAGCGCGGGGCCGAACGGCACCTTCGCCTTGCGACCCCGGGCTCCCATGACGGCGATCCCCATCACCAGCCCGATCACGGCCGCGAAGAACAGCGTGATGACCGCGAGCAGCACGGCCGCCACCGGTCGCGTGCCGGCGTAGAAGCCGATCGTCCAGCCGAGCAGCACGGCCAGCCGCACGTCGCCGAACCCCATGCCGGACGGCAGGAAGAACCAGAGCACGAACAGCGGGCCGGCCAGCGCGGCCAGTCCGGTCGCGGCCGCGAGCAGCCAGGACCACTCCCCTTCGATCGCCGCCGTCACGACCGACAGCGCCACCACCGCGCCGAACGCCGGCCAGACGACCCGGGTCGGCACGATCATCGTGCGGATGTCGATCACGCTCACGGCGATCCCGGCCGGGATCAGGCCGAGCACCGGCAGCAGCCGCCAGTCCCAACCGATCGCCCACACCGCCGCCAGGAACAGCGCAGGCGTCAGGAGCTCGACGACCGGGTGGAAGGCCGGGATGCGCTCGGAGCAACCCCGGCAGCGCCCGCGGAGGAGGATCCACGAGAGGACCGGGATCTTGTCGATCGCCCGGATCGGCTCGCCGCACTCGTCGCACCGGCTGTGCCCGCCGAGCACCTCGTTCCACGGGCGGGTGTCGTAGAGGTCGCCGTACTCGTTGGGCTCGTTCAGCGCCAGGGGCAGCCGGTCGATGACCACGCAGAGGAACGAGCCGACGGCGAACGCCGTGACGGTCCCGAACACGAGCAGCACGATCTGCGTGCCGGTCACGCGTCGGCCCCGTTCGGCACCACGTGGTGCGGCTGCAGGGCCGAGATGTCCTCGGGGTGCACCGATGCGTACGTGGCGTCCTCGTACGAGATCACGCCTTGGGTCACGAGCTGGCCCAGGTGCTGCTCCAGCACCATCATCCCGTCCTTCTGGCCGGTGGCGATGACATTCCGCAGCTGGCGGACCTTGTTCTCACGGATGAGGTTCGTGACCGCCGGCGTGCCCATCAGCACCTCGTACGCCGCCACGCGGCCACCGCCGATGCGGGGGATCAGACGCTGTGAGATGACCGATGCGAGCGTCATCGAGAACTGGGTCCGGATCTGGGCCTGCTGGTCCGACGGGAACACGTCGATGATCCGGTCGACGGTCTGCGAGGCGTCGTTGGTGTGGACGGTGCCGAACACCAGGTGGCCGGTCTCGGCCAGGGTCAGCGTGAGCGAGATCGTCTCGAGGTCGCGCATCTCGCCCACCAGGACGACGTCGGGGTCCTCGCGCAGCGCCGCCCGTAGCGCGTCGGCGAACGAGGTCGCGTCCGTCCCGATCTCGCGCTGGTTGACCAGCGCCATCTGCGAGGGGTGCACGTACTCGATCGGGTCCTCGATGGTCAGGATGTGCACCGGCCGGTGGCGGTTGATGTGGCCGATCATGGCGGCCAGCGTGGTGCTCTTGCCGGAGCCGGTCGGGCCGGTCATCAGCACCAGGCCGTGCGGTCGGTTCACCAGCGAGGCCGTGGCCGCCGGCAGGCCCAGCTGTTCGGGCGTGGGGATCTCGGTGGGGATCAGACGGAGCGCCAGGGCGGGGCGGTCCATCTGGAAGAACGCGTTGGCCCGGAAGCGAGCGGTGCCGCCCCAGGTGAACGCGAAGTCGAGCTGGCGCTGCTGCTCGAAGACCGAGCGGTCGGTGCCGTGGATGAGGCCCTCCAGCACCGCGACGACGAACTGCTCGCTCGACTCGTCCTGATCGGGGACGGGGAACAGCTTCCCGTCGATCCGCACGCGCGGCACGGTCCCCGCCGCCACGTGGAGATCGGTGGCGTGGGTGTCCCAGAGGTAGCGGAGCAGGTGCTCCATGGGGGTGGTGTCGACCAGTTGCACGAGAGCCCTCCCGACGCGCCGTGCGCGAACGTCCTACAAAACGGTAGCGGGCGGGGCCGCAAAGCGACCCCGCCCACTTGGCTGTCCTGCTCAGCTGCAGGGCGCGCCGGACACTGCGGTGATCGTCGTACCCGAGACCGTGAAGTACTTCGGCGTGCCGTCCAGGTAGTCCGCGTAGGTGTCGGCCGAGTCCGACGTCGCCTTCGCGGCCTGGATCGCCGTCTTGATGGTGTCCTTCTCCACCTTGCAGGCGTTGGTGTCGGCGTCGTCGGTGAGGTTGCCCACCGCGAAGACCGCCACGCCGGCGAGGATGGCGAGGATCGCCAC includes:
- a CDS encoding PulJ/GspJ family protein — encoded protein: MTRRIAAGPAVARFVERRRRKGQAGITLMEILIALAIASLLVVPLGAWTFGTLRAGFVTQDELGQANATGLLNTYFLRDVASARAFVTPAGGVTNCAGATSQRPLVRLIQSGDVTTSVVYAVGLGPDPVALLRNTCAPNGDLVDSVEVMTRVQGSGAGADCLTAAGTTIACDQPDAVRARMTVPKLHNDGTVVPLVVSGTRRTTGAGTGFAQSNPPFAGFTLSPGDRGYTTTEFTATSTSTDPDGDDLTLTWSFPADADVIGMSPDRKTVRFRLPNPGDVGLTASDGSNATNGSKSIDIIKRPPIVSADTACTLVSGRTFALVGSASDPDGDAVTVAWVDPTGAPIVGPQWTAPDGATGGQTLTFTATDDTGRTSVQTVSCYVAAPVDEGITISPTPTPGGVVNAVPPNGSLEVSFKAVNPGASVIDWLLYVKGSPTPVNSVSATDPWKLPFLSSEEGEYEIVRVTDGVPGQRVGFRVNVQPAVTLAVTSQNGAVPTFTVGFASSATDSGAGSVVATTWDFGDGTVIDAPAGDVSHTYVAPGTYTVRFRAIDNDGGVGEAVLPLVVAPAGGG
- a CDS encoding type IV pilus modification PilV family protein translates to MASAIRRRKGHQPDARPNRAGGRHALGRARSQGGFSLVESLAALLLTTVVILGVAAGIITTVTATESVARTQKAEAALTDATEAVKALPYQPCAATYSAIPGAAVTAVEYLQPGTGGEVYATSPCSVATDVAQRITISVDGRTAAIVKRNPSATAVTP
- a CDS encoding prepilin peptidase → MTGTQIVLLVFGTVTAFAVGSFLCVVIDRLPLALNEPNEYGDLYDTRPWNEVLGGHSRCDECGEPIRAIDKIPVLSWILLRGRCRGCSERIPAFHPVVELLTPALFLAAVWAIGWDWRLLPVLGLIPAGIAVSVIDIRTMIVPTRVVWPAFGAVVALSVVTAAIEGEWSWLLAAATGLAALAGPLFVLWFFLPSGMGFGDVRLAVLLGWTIGFYAGTRPVAAVLLAVITLFFAAVIGLVMGIAVMGARGRKAKVPFGPALVMAAFLSIALAEPILDSFGVWALS
- a CDS encoding type IV pilus twitching motility protein PilT, whose protein sequence is MQLVDTTPMEHLLRYLWDTHATDLHVAAGTVPRVRIDGKLFPVPDQDESSEQFVVAVLEGLIHGTDRSVFEQQRQLDFAFTWGGTARFRANAFFQMDRPALALRLIPTEIPTPEQLGLPAATASLVNRPHGLVLMTGPTGSGKSTTLAAMIGHINRHRPVHILTIEDPIEYVHPSQMALVNQREIGTDATSFADALRAALREDPDVVLVGEMRDLETISLTLTLAETGHLVFGTVHTNDASQTVDRIIDVFPSDQQAQIRTQFSMTLASVISQRLIPRIGGGRVAAYEVLMGTPAVTNLIRENKVRQLRNVIATGQKDGMMVLEQHLGQLVTQGVISYEDATYASVHPEDISALQPHHVVPNGADA
- a CDS encoding type II secretion system protein encodes the protein MNMIEKRKRSMGQGGFTLIELLVVVAILAILAGVAVFAVGNLTDDADTNACKVEKDTIKTAIQAAKATSDSADTYADYLDGTPKYFTVSGTTITAVSGAPCS